The proteins below are encoded in one region of Avibacterium volantium:
- the hpf gene encoding ribosome hibernation-promoting factor, HPF/YfiA family: MTLNITSKQMDITPAIRAHIEERLAKLGKWQTQLINPHFILNKVPKGFAVEASIGTPFGDLFASSESEDMYKAINEVEEKLERQLNKLQHKSESRRAEERLKDSFN; the protein is encoded by the coding sequence ATGACTCTAAATATCACAAGTAAACAAATGGACATCACCCCTGCAATCCGCGCTCACATTGAAGAAAGACTTGCTAAATTAGGAAAATGGCAAACTCAACTGATTAATCCTCATTTCATTTTAAATAAAGTACCAAAAGGCTTTGCGGTGGAGGCTTCTATCGGCACGCCATTTGGTGATTTGTTCGCAAGTAGCGAATCGGAGGATATGTACAAAGCAATTAATGAAGTAGAAGAAAAACTCGAACGCCAACTCAATAAATTGCAACATAAAAGTGAATCTCGCCGTGCCGAGGAACGCCTAAAAGATTCATTTAACTAA
- a CDS encoding alanine/glycine:cation symporter family protein: MSITELLSSVNSFIWGPPLLILLSGVGLYFTFRLGFIQIFQLPRALSYLFRKEKGAQNGKGDVSAFAALSTALAATIGTGNIVGVATAVQAGGPGAIFWMWLVALFGMATKYAECLLAVKYRIIDKRGFIAGGPMYYIERGLGIKWLAKMFAVCGILVAFFGIGTFPQVQAITHAMQDSFHIPVEIMAPIITLLVAAIILGGIKRISSVAAIVVPFMAVLYVATSIIIIVLNWQQVPAAVSLIIESAFNPQSALGGALGYTVMKAIQSGVARGIFSNESGLGSAPIAAAAAQTKEPARQGLISMTGTFLDTLIVCTMTGVVIVLTGAWQAPEAGAAVTNLAFSKGLGTAAGGTIVTLGLLFFAFTTILGWCYYGERCFVYLAGVKGVKFYRFIFIVLVGCGAFIHLETIWILADIVNGLMAFPNLVALIGLRKVVFEETRHYFQRLSIAHRDADD; encoded by the coding sequence ATGTCAATCACTGAATTATTATCATCAGTTAATTCATTTATTTGGGGCCCGCCACTCTTAATTCTATTGTCTGGCGTAGGGCTTTATTTCACCTTTCGTTTAGGTTTTATTCAAATTTTTCAATTGCCAAGAGCCTTAAGTTATTTATTTAGAAAAGAAAAAGGCGCGCAAAACGGCAAGGGCGATGTGTCTGCTTTCGCCGCATTAAGCACCGCGTTGGCGGCTACCATTGGAACAGGAAATATTGTTGGGGTGGCAACCGCTGTACAAGCTGGAGGGCCGGGGGCAATTTTCTGGATGTGGTTAGTGGCGTTGTTTGGTATGGCGACCAAATATGCAGAATGTTTATTGGCGGTGAAATATCGCATTATTGATAAACGCGGATTTATTGCTGGCGGCCCGATGTACTACATTGAACGAGGCTTAGGCATCAAATGGCTGGCAAAAATGTTTGCCGTTTGCGGGATCTTGGTTGCCTTTTTCGGCATTGGTACATTTCCACAAGTGCAGGCTATCACTCACGCAATGCAGGATAGTTTTCATATTCCTGTGGAAATTATGGCGCCCATTATCACGCTTTTAGTTGCGGCGATTATTTTAGGCGGTATTAAACGTATTTCTTCTGTTGCAGCCATTGTTGTGCCTTTTATGGCCGTGCTTTATGTGGCAACGTCAATCATTATTATTGTGTTGAATTGGCAACAAGTGCCAGCAGCAGTGAGTTTGATTATTGAAAGCGCATTTAATCCGCAATCGGCACTTGGTGGTGCATTAGGTTATACCGTAATGAAAGCTATTCAATCGGGTGTGGCGCGTGGTATTTTCTCTAATGAATCAGGTTTAGGTAGCGCCCCCATTGCAGCGGCTGCGGCGCAAACCAAAGAGCCTGCACGCCAAGGCTTGATTTCAATGACAGGAACGTTTTTAGATACGCTTATCGTTTGTACGATGACAGGCGTTGTGATTGTGCTAACTGGGGCGTGGCAAGCGCCAGAAGCAGGAGCGGCGGTAACCAATCTTGCGTTCTCCAAAGGACTTGGTACAGCAGCGGGCGGGACGATTGTTACCCTTGGCTTATTATTCTTCGCATTCACCACGATTTTAGGCTGGTGTTATTATGGCGAGCGCTGTTTTGTTTATTTAGCAGGGGTGAAAGGGGTAAAATTCTACCGTTTTATCTTTATTGTATTAGTTGGCTGTGGCGCGTTTATTCACCTTGAAACCATTTGGATCTTGGCAGATATTGTCAACGGATTAATGGCATTCCCAAATCTTGTCGCCCTAATTGGTCTGCGCAAGGTGGTGTTCGAAGAAACTAGGCACTATTTTCAACGTTTAAGCATTGCTCATCGAGATGCTGATGATTAG
- a CDS encoding GNAT family N-acetyltransferase: MNIQHQQNPQDGEFFVLDEQGQKVAKLTYYFIDAHSINANHTYVSESLRGQGVADKLYQALVQFVREHQLNLVPSCSYIAKKWQREAH, encoded by the coding sequence ATGAATATTCAACATCAACAAAATCCACAAGATGGCGAGTTTTTTGTCCTTGATGAACAAGGGCAAAAAGTGGCAAAACTCACTTATTATTTTATTGATGCGCATAGCATTAATGCTAATCACACTTATGTTTCAGAGAGTTTACGCGGGCAAGGTGTGGCGGATAAACTTTATCAGGCCTTAGTGCAATTTGTGCGAGAACATCAATTAAATTTAGTGCCAAGTTGTAGCTATATTGCTAAAAAATGGCAGCGTGAAGCGCATTAA
- the yacG gene encoding DNA gyrase inhibitor YacG, which yields MGEEIFEVPCPVCQKAVPWTAASQYRPFCSKRCQLIDLGEWANEEKAIPCETADFATNEHFGEDWRG from the coding sequence ATGGGTGAAGAAATTTTTGAAGTGCCTTGTCCTGTGTGTCAAAAAGCCGTGCCTTGGACGGCGGCAAGCCAGTATCGTCCTTTTTGTAGCAAGCGTTGCCAGCTAATTGATTTAGGTGAATGGGCAAATGAAGAAAAAGCCATTCCCTGTGAAACCGCAGATTTTGCCACGAATGAGCATTTTGGCGAAGATTGGCGTGGCTAG